In a genomic window of Asticcacaulis sp.:
- a CDS encoding M23 family metallopeptidase: MAKICLFVDPEPVMILQNLNSDGRLRHAVVRLSLIVLAGATLQACTSAGMPQPKYPIYMQDRPAEPTATIQPAPVEEAPPPVTTPSPSGSVQAAELAPLTPSPPPPPPVEVTKPVAPAAATQPAGAAYIYVMQPKDTLFGISRRFAVPVKSLYALNGLTVDSALRVGQKILLPASAVDKGVEDHANGPTMTKVKTVLAAAEPAKPVVTTPPPAKPVVSEPAKTTTTTTTTTVVTKPTVAAPTVAAAKPVVAKPVPPVAGFPANAQIAQMGKGKFIWPVKGHVLVPFGQLGPNIRNDGINIGASSGTEVKAAADGTVVYEGDQVKELGNTIYIKHDNGWYTGYSHLQTMKVKNNERVSKGQVIGTVGQTGTIDKPQLHFEIRYTPSTDIARPIDPALVLP, translated from the coding sequence TTGGCCAAAATCTGCCTGTTCGTCGATCCGGAGCCCGTCATGATCCTGCAAAACCTGAATTCAGATGGCCGTCTGCGCCACGCGGTGGTCCGGTTATCCCTGATCGTGCTGGCTGGTGCCACGTTGCAGGCATGTACGAGCGCAGGGATGCCGCAGCCGAAATATCCCATCTATATGCAGGACCGGCCGGCCGAACCGACAGCGACGATCCAGCCGGCGCCGGTGGAAGAGGCGCCGCCACCTGTCACGACGCCTTCGCCCTCCGGCAGCGTCCAGGCGGCGGAACTTGCGCCCCTGACACCTTCGCCGCCTCCGCCCCCGCCCGTGGAAGTGACGAAGCCGGTGGCTCCGGCGGCGGCAACTCAGCCGGCCGGCGCCGCCTATATCTATGTGATGCAGCCGAAGGACACCTTGTTCGGTATTTCGCGCCGGTTCGCCGTGCCGGTGAAGAGCCTGTATGCGCTGAATGGCCTGACGGTCGATTCCGCCCTGCGTGTTGGCCAGAAGATCCTGCTGCCGGCTTCCGCGGTCGATAAGGGCGTGGAAGACCATGCCAATGGCCCCACTATGACCAAGGTCAAGACGGTGCTGGCGGCGGCGGAACCGGCGAAACCGGTTGTGACGACACCGCCGCCGGCGAAGCCCGTTGTTTCTGAGCCCGCCAAAACGACGACAACCACGACCACGACAACGGTCGTAACCAAGCCCACCGTGGCCGCGCCGACGGTGGCGGCCGCAAAGCCCGTTGTCGCCAAACCCGTGCCGCCGGTGGCCGGCTTCCCGGCCAATGCGCAGATTGCCCAGATGGGCAAAGGCAAGTTTATCTGGCCGGTGAAGGGGCATGTATTGGTGCCCTTCGGTCAACTGGGGCCGAACATTCGCAATGACGGCATCAATATCGGCGCCAGCTCAGGCACCGAAGTAAAGGCGGCGGCGGATGGCACGGTTGTCTACGAAGGCGACCAGGTCAAGGAACTGGGTAACACCATCTATATCAAGCACGATAACGGCTGGTACACGGGCTATTCCCACCTCCAGACCATGAAGGTGAAGAACAACGAACGGGTCAGCAAGGGGCAGGTGATCGGCACGGTCGGCCAGACCGGCACCATCGACAAGCCGCAACTGCACTTTGAAATCCGCTAT
- the tatC gene encoding twin-arginine translocase subunit TatC, giving the protein MDHLIELRTRIIIMVVAFLACVIFCYAFHNTILSLLTHPLAVASSLYEEQKLHGHGGPFDLISVLLGLKAIGNVKDIPLIATAPMEVFFTNLRLAMFGGVIVSFPVLAFQVYRFVAPGLYRRERMAFLPFLVAAPVLFILGMAMVYFLMLPMVLWFSLNQQVTGSGGVVVQFMPKVSEYLQLIETLMIAFGLCFQLPVVLTLLGLTGLVTSKMLGSLRRYAILGIVVVAAVVTPPDPISQCMLAIPIVLLYEISILCVKVIELRKGKPQGA; this is encoded by the coding sequence ATGGATCACCTGATCGAACTGCGCACGCGTATCATCATCATGGTGGTGGCCTTCCTGGCCTGCGTGATCTTCTGCTATGCCTTCCACAATACCATTCTCTCGCTGCTGACCCATCCGCTGGCGGTGGCGTCCTCACTCTATGAGGAGCAGAAGTTGCACGGCCACGGCGGGCCTTTCGACCTGATTTCCGTGCTGCTGGGCCTGAAGGCCATCGGCAATGTCAAGGATATCCCGCTGATCGCCACGGCGCCGATGGAGGTCTTTTTCACCAATCTGCGCCTGGCCATGTTCGGCGGCGTCATTGTCAGCTTCCCGGTCCTGGCTTTTCAGGTCTATCGCTTTGTGGCGCCCGGCCTTTACCGGCGCGAACGCATGGCCTTCCTGCCGTTCCTGGTGGCGGCGCCCGTGTTGTTCATCCTCGGCATGGCGATGGTCTATTTCCTCATGCTGCCGATGGTGCTGTGGTTCTCGCTGAACCAGCAGGTGACCGGCTCCGGCGGCGTGGTCGTGCAGTTCATGCCGAAAGTGTCGGAATATCTGCAACTGATCGAAACCTTGATGATCGCCTTCGGTCTCTGCTTCCAGTTGCCGGTGGTACTGACCCTGCTGGGCCTCACCGGGCTGGTGACATCGAAGATGCTCGGCTCGCTGCGCCGTTATGCCATTCTTGGCATCGTGGTGGTGGCCGCCGTAGTGACGCCGCCTGATCCGATCTCGCAATGTATGCTGGCCATCCCGATCGTGCTGCTCTACGAAATCTCGATCCTGTGCGTAAAGGTCATCGAGTTAAGAAAAGGCAAGCCACAAGGGGCATAA
- a CDS encoding protein-L-isoaspartate(D-aspartate) O-methyltransferase, producing MSEEPTRLERLLNALKEQGITDKKVLHAMEYTPRDLFVPELFLDRSWEDSAIPINCGQTISQPYIVALMTQALKIEGRHRVLEIGTGSGYQTAVLSRLARYVYTIERYRSLMVEAEIRHKRLMLENIIYRFGDGWEGWPEQAPFDRILVTAALPEEPTHLLAQLKPKGIMVGPQGRGSTQRLLRYTKTADGYETEDLGEVRFVPLIAGVARES from the coding sequence ATGAGCGAAGAACCCACCCGGCTGGAGCGTCTGCTCAACGCCTTGAAAGAACAGGGCATTACGGATAAAAAAGTCCTGCACGCCATGGAATATACGCCGCGCGACCTGTTCGTGCCGGAACTGTTCCTTGATCGCTCGTGGGAAGACAGCGCCATTCCGATCAACTGTGGACAGACGATTTCGCAGCCCTATATCGTGGCCCTGATGACCCAGGCGCTGAAGATTGAGGGCCGTCACCGCGTGCTCGAAATCGGCACCGGCAGCGGTTACCAGACCGCCGTGCTCAGCCGCCTCGCGCGCTATGTCTATACGATCGAACGCTATCGCTCCCTGATGGTCGAGGCGGAAATTCGCCACAAGCGCCTGATGCTGGAAAATATCATCTATCGCTTCGGTGATGGCTGGGAGGGGTGGCCGGAACAGGCACCGTTTGATCGTATTCTCGTCACCGCCGCCTTGCCGGAAGAACCGACGCACCTGCTGGCGCAACTGAAGCCCAAGGGCATCATGGTGGGGCCGCAAGGTAGAGGCTCCACCCAGCGCCTGCTGCGCTATACCAAGACGGCGGATGGCTACGAGACGGAAGATCTCGGTGAGGTGCGGTTCGTGCCGCTGATCGCCGGTGTGGCCAGGGAAAGCTAG
- the serS gene encoding serine--tRNA ligase, with the protein MHDIKAIRENPQAFVQGWSRRGRETAQSDVDALLALDADLRAAQTAFQAAQSRRNDASKQIGMAKAQKDEAKAQALMAEVAELKSTIETTQETERLKGEELRNLLASLPNIPFEDVPEGADEHSNVEVRKHGAPNILSFPAKDHADLGEALKMMDFEAAAKMSGSRFVVLKGQLARLERAIGQFMLDVQTTEHGYTEVNPPVLVKPLALYGTGQLPKFENDLFFIHSFDSDAYNEKFGEMARELGSKRGRQATEIASKVMSQYGDTEEAEAEYNRRLAEVIQEDVNQYNFELNELKKAGAFTKQWGLIPTAEVTLTNLVREAITAEEELPLRLTALTNCFRAEAGSAGRDTKGMIRQHQFQKVELVSITTPEQSAAEHDRMTNCAETILKKLDLSFRTMLLCTGDMGFGAKKTYDLEVWLPSQNTYREISSCSNCGDFQARRMDARTRKAGEKGTRFVHTLNGSGLAVGRTLVAIMENYQDEGGRIAIPSALQPYMGGLTHIG; encoded by the coding sequence ATGCACGATATCAAGGCGATCCGCGAAAATCCTCAAGCCTTTGTTCAGGGCTGGTCACGGCGCGGTCGCGAAACCGCGCAGTCGGATGTCGATGCCCTGCTGGCGCTGGATGCCGATCTGCGCGCCGCCCAGACCGCTTTCCAGGCGGCGCAAAGCCGCCGCAATGACGCCTCCAAGCAGATCGGCATGGCCAAGGCCCAGAAGGACGAAGCCAAGGCGCAGGCCCTGATGGCCGAGGTCGCCGAGTTGAAGAGCACGATCGAGACGACTCAGGAAACCGAACGCCTCAAGGGCGAGGAACTGCGCAACCTGCTGGCTTCGCTGCCGAATATCCCGTTCGAGGACGTGCCGGAAGGCGCCGACGAGCATAGCAATGTCGAGGTGCGCAAGCATGGCGCACCGAACATTCTCAGCTTCCCGGCCAAGGATCATGCCGATCTGGGTGAAGCGCTTAAAATGATGGACTTTGAAGCCGCGGCCAAGATGTCAGGCTCGCGCTTTGTGGTTCTGAAGGGTCAACTGGCGCGTCTGGAACGCGCTATTGGCCAGTTTATGCTTGATGTGCAGACGACGGAGCACGGCTATACCGAAGTCAATCCGCCGGTATTGGTAAAACCGTTAGCTTTGTATGGCACTGGCCAATTGCCTAAGTTTGAGAATGATTTATTCTTCATTCATTCATTTGATAGCGATGCTTACAATGAAAAATTTGGGGAGATGGCTAGGGAGCTAGGCTCTAAAAGAGGAAGGCAAGCTACTGAAATAGCTTCTAAAGTTATGTCTCAGTATGGCGATACTGAAGAAGCTGAAGCCGAATACAATCGGCGTCTGGCGGAAGTGATTCAAGAAGACGTTAATCAATATAATTTTGAGTTGAATGAGCTAAAAAAGGCAGGTGCGTTCACAAAGCAGTGGGGGCTTATCCCGACCGCTGAAGTCACGCTGACCAACCTCGTGCGCGAAGCCATCACCGCCGAGGAAGAGCTGCCGCTGCGCCTTACGGCTCTGACCAACTGTTTTCGTGCCGAGGCCGGATCGGCCGGCCGCGATACCAAGGGCATGATCCGCCAGCACCAGTTCCAGAAGGTCGAACTGGTGTCGATTACCACGCCGGAACAATCCGCTGCCGAACACGACCGCATGACCAATTGCGCCGAAACCATCCTCAAAAAGCTCGACCTGTCGTTCCGCACCATGCTGCTCTGTACCGGCGATATGGGCTTTGGCGCGAAGAAGACCTACGATCTCGAAGTGTGGCTGCCGTCGCAGAACACATACCGCGAAATCTCGTCCTGCTCGAACTGCGGGGATTTCCAGGCGCGCCGCATGGACGCCCGCACCCGCAAGGCCGGCGAAAAGGGCACCCGCTTTGTCCATACGCTCAATGGCTCCGGCCTGGCGGTTGGCCGCACCCTGGTCGCCATCATGGAAAACTATCAGGACGAGGGCGGCCGCATCGCTATTCCGTCGGCACTCCAGCCCTATATGGGCGGCCTGACGCATATAGGGTAA
- a CDS encoding RNA polymerase sigma factor: MDDPLIRRAREGSSDAFSRLVADHQQAVRAFVRRLCALPDDADDLAQEAFVTAWASLHKLRDGVSFRTFVCGIAYRKALNDRRRFNRSGARNTEWFGLQEQSRASTVDSKLTVQAALASLPLDQRAAISLCVAADYSHAEAAEILRLPLGTIKSHILKGRAKLNALLGVPDDN, from the coding sequence ATGGATGACCCGCTGATCCGGCGGGCCAGAGAAGGCTCAAGCGATGCCTTCTCACGGCTGGTGGCAGACCATCAACAGGCGGTGCGCGCCTTCGTGCGCCGCCTGTGCGCCCTGCCGGACGATGCCGACGACTTGGCGCAGGAAGCCTTTGTCACGGCCTGGGCCAGTCTGCATAAGCTGCGCGATGGCGTGTCGTTTCGCACCTTTGTCTGTGGCATTGCCTATCGCAAGGCGCTGAATGACCGCCGCCGCTTCAACCGCTCCGGCGCCCGCAACACCGAATGGTTCGGCCTGCAAGAACAATCACGAGCCTCAACCGTTGATTCAAAACTGACTGTGCAGGCGGCGCTTGCCAGTCTGCCACTCGACCAGCGCGCCGCCATATCGCTCTGCGTCGCCGCGGATTACAGCCATGCCGAGGCCGCCGAGATTTTGAGGCTTCCGCTCGGCACGATTAAGTCGCATATTCTCAAGGGAAGGGCCAAACTCAACGCCCTTCTGGGTGTACCGGATGACAACTGA